In Magnolia sinica isolate HGM2019 chromosome 12, MsV1, whole genome shotgun sequence, a single genomic region encodes these proteins:
- the LOC131220158 gene encoding cuscuta receptor 1-like, with protein MTWGDFSTFVVSPWIYGFNPGIELPGYHIEVTMPFMVGRLIKDEEEVEFITKKRSETYKGGILDLMSGVDLSWNQLAGEIPPEIGHLMATHALNLSHNQLSGPIPETFSNLKQIESLDLSRNRLSGEIPPQLTELNFLSVFNVSHNNLSGVLPDMMKGQFGTFGETSYEGNPLLFGPPLKSCFSTSPLPPSIPTTSGDEDDGYDIIFYACFSVSCTMSFLLFIALLYINRYWRGLFFYFVDACIYSCYYFALDNYYFALDNLRKVFTRPRA; from the coding sequence ATGACATGGGGGGACTTCTCAACTTTTGTTGTCTCTCCATGGATTTACGGTTTCAATCCAGGCATCGAGCTGCCTGGATACCATATTGAAGTTACAATGCCTTTTATGGTTGGACGTCTGATaaaagatgaggaagaagtggagttTATAACAAAGAAGAGGTCTGAAACTTACAAGGGCGGCATTCTTGACCTTATGTCTGGCGTAGATCTGTCATGGAACCAGTTAGCAGGTGAAATCCCACCTGAAATTGGACATCTAATGGCTACTCATGCATTGAACTTGTCCCACAATCAATTGAGTGGACCAATTCCAGAAACCTTCTCAAATCTAAAACAGATTGAGAGCTTGGACCTTTCTCGCAATAGATTGAGCGGGGAGATTCCTCCTCAACTAACTGAGCTCAACTTCTTATCTGTATTCAACGTCTCTCACAATAACTTATCCGGCGTCCTACCGGACATGATGAAGGGGCAGTTTGGCACCTTTGGAGAAACCAGCTACGAAGGCAATCCCCTACTCTTTGGACCACCACTGAAGAGTTGCTTCTCCACTTCTCCACTACCACCTTCAATACCAACAACGTCAGGCGACGAGGATGATGGATATGACATAATCTTCTATGCATGTTTTTCGGTGTCATGCACTATGTCGTTCTTGCTTTTCATAGCACTTCTCTACATCAACCGCTATTGGAGAGGTCTATTCTTCTATTTCGTTGATGCATGTATCTATTCATGCTATTATTTTGCTTTAGACAACTACTATTTTGCCTTAGACAACCTTCGGAAGGTTTTCACCCGGCCACGCGCATAA